DNA from Gammaproteobacteria bacterium:
CAAGTCGCTTACGAGAAAAATCTTAAAAAGGGGCGCATCGTCGCCGGCGGCTCCACCATCAGTCAGCAATTGGCCAAGAACCTGTTTTTATCAGGCAGCCGCACGCCCTGGCGCAAGGTGCAAGAGGCTGTTATTACCTTGATGCTGGAGAATATTCTCAGCAAACGCCGTATCTTCGAAATCTACCTCAATGTCATCGAGTGGGGCAACGGCGTGTTCGGGGTGGAGGCCGCCGCGCGTCACTATTATGGAGTGAGTGCGGCAACTATTTCTGCGCCGCAAGCAGCGCAATTAGCAGCGATGGTCACCAATCCGCGCTATTATGACGGCCACCGCACCGCCCGCGGCCTGCAGCGCAAGAGCGGCATCATCCTCGCGCGCATGCCGGCCGCCCAGGTACCCTGACCATACACCCTACAGATAACTTATCGCCATGCCGCTTATCAGTCTCAACAAGGCGTCCATCGCCTTTGGCCATCACGCCCTGCTCGATCGGGCCGACCTCGTTATCGAACCCGGCGAGCGCGTCTGCCTGATCGGACGCAACGGCGCCGGCAAATCCACCCTCATGCAGATCATTGCCGGCGCTATCCTGCCCGATGACGGAATCGTCTGGCGGCAACCCGGGCTGCGCATCGGCAGGCTTGCCCAGGACGTGGTCTTGGCGGAAGACCGCACGGTCTTCGACACCGTGGCCGAGGGTTTGGGCGATCTCGCCGCGGTGCTCTCCGGTTATCACCATACCCTGGCCCTGTTGGAGCAGGACCACTCTGAGCCGGTGTTGCAGCGTCTGCACGATTTGCAGCATCAGCTCGAAACCCGCGACGGCTGGCGCTTTCACCAGCGCATCGAAACCACCCTCAGCCGCCTGGAATTGCCCGCCGACCAACTTTTGGGTGAGATCTCCGGCGGCTGGAAGCGGCGCGTAGCACTGGCCCAGGCGCTGGTCTCGGAACCCGATTTGCTGTTGCTGGATGAGCCGACCAACCATCTGGATATCGCGGCGATCACCTGGCTGGAAGAGTTGCTGCTGAATTTCCGCGGCGGTCTGCTGTTCATCACCCACGACCGCAGTCTGCTGCAACACCTCGCCACCCGCATCGTGGAACTGGACCGCGGACAACTTACCTCGTGGCCGGGCGACTACCCACATTATCTGCAAAAGAAACAGGAGATGCTGGCCATCGAGGCCGATCACGCCGCCAAGTTCGACAAAAAACTCGCGCAGGAAGAGGTCTGGATACGCAAGGGCATCCAGGCCCGCCGCACCCGCAATGAAGGCCGCGTGCGCGGCCTCTATGCCCTGCGCGAGGAACGCGCCAAACGCCGCAGCGTGCCGGGCAAGGCGCAACTCGCCCTGGACAGCGGCGCACTCTCCGGCAAGCTGGTGATCGAGGCGGAGGAGGTCTGCAAATCCTATGACGGCAAGCCGGTGGTCAAAAATTTTTCCACGCGCATCATGCGCGGCGACCGGGTGGGGCTGATCGGCCCGAACGGCGCCGGCAAGACCACGCTGCTCAAGCTGCTGCTCGGCGAGTTGGCGCCGGACAGCGGGACCGTGCGGCAGGGTACGAATCTGCAAATCGCCTACTTCGACCAGTTACGCGCCCAGCTCGACCCGGAACGCTCCGTCATAGACAACCTGGCGCTGGGAATGGATACCGTCACCGTCAATGGCGCGTCGAAACACGTCATCAGCTACCTCCAGGATTTCCTGTTCCCTCCGGCCCGCAGCCGTTCCCCGGTCAAATCGCTTTCCGGGGGCGAACGCAATCGCCTGCTGCTGGCGAAGCTGTTCACCCAGCCCGCCAACCTGCTGGTGATGGACGAGCCGACCAACGATCTCGACATCGAGACCCTGGAATTACTGGAAGAGCTGCTGGGCGGCTATAACGGAACCCTGCTCTTGGTCAGCCATGATCGCGCCTTTCTCGACAACGTGGTCACCAGCGTCATCGTGTTTGAAGGGGAAGGGAAGATCGGCGAATACGTCGGCGGCTATGAAGACTGGCTGCGGCAGACTGCCCGGAAGCAACTCCCGCCCAAATCCGCACCCAAGCCGGCGGAAAAAGCTCAACTCAAGGCCGCTCGTAAACTGGGTTACAAAGAGCAACGTGAACTGGAGACCCTCCCCGTTCAGATTGACACCCTGGAGGCGGAACAAGAACGTCTGCACGCCGCACTGGCGGAACCGGATTTTTATCAGCGCGACAAGGAAGGCTTCCACGCCGCCATGCAACGGCTCGACGAAGTCGGCCAGGCCCTCCAGGCGGCCTATGCGCGCTGGGATGAGCTGGGAGCTCCGCAAGCTTGACGTCTTGAGCACCGCGGTCTATCTTGGGTGTTCTTGGAATACCTAAAGGGGCCGTTTATGGATATACAAAAGATTGCGGTGATCGGACTGGGCAGGGTGGGGTCTGCATTTCTGGAGCAAATGCTGGCGCTTAAGGACAAAGGTATTCAAATTGCCTACGCCGTTGAGCGCAACGAGACCCCGGGGAAACTCTTGGCCAAAGAAGCCGGCATCCGGCTCTTGACCCTTGATCAACTCATCGCCCTGGGTAGTGAGGTGGACATTGTCTTCGACCTCACCGGCAACGCCGAAGCGCGCAGGGAACTCCGGGAAAAACTCGCCGCCTCCAATAACCGGCATACCACCATTGCGCCCGAGGCGATTGCCCGCATGATGTGGACGGCGATGGGCGGCAAGGCCTTGCCCGATGTCCACGGCAGCAAGGGTTATTGATACACTCTGTTAGGAAGTGAGGCGTGAAGAGTGAGGGGTGAGGCGCAATACCTCACACCTCTCAGCCTCCCAAGTGATACGAAATAATCCGGTTGACCTCGTTCTTGGAACCCAAAATCACCGGCACGCGCTGATGCAGATCCTCCGGCTGTATCTCCGTGATGCGCTCGCGCCCGGTGGTGCTCACTCCGCCCGCCTGTTCCACGATGAATGACATCGGATTGGCCTCGTACATAAGGCGCAGCTTGCCCGCCTTGGCGGGATCTTTGGTGTCCTTCGGGTACATGAACACGCCGCCGCGAATCAAAATACGATGCACCTCGGCAACCATAGAGGCGATCCAGCGCATGTTGAAATTTTTCTTGCGCGGGCCTTCCACGCCGGCCAGGCACTCATCCACGTAGCGTTGCACCGGCGCTTCCCAGAAACGTTCATTGGAAGCATTGATGGCGAACTCGTGGCTGTCTTCGGGGATTTTCATACCGGGATGGGTAAGGATGAACTCACCGATATTCTGGTCGAGCGTAAAGCCGTTCACGCCGTGACCGCTGGTGAGCACGATCATGGTGGACGGCCCATAGAGCGCATACCCCGCGCACACCTGCTTCGCGCCGGACTGAAAGAAGTCGCGCGCGGTCACGGCTTCCTGCGACATCCCCTTGGGCGAGCGCAGAATCGAGAAGATAGTGCCTACCGAAATGTTCACATCAATGTTGGACGAGCCATCGAGCGGATCGAACACCAGCAGATACTTGCCCTTCGGGTACTGGCGGGGGATCTGATAGATATCGTCCATCTCCTCCGAGCCCATCGCGGCGAGGTGGCCCGCCCATTCGTTGGACTTGATAAAGATTTCGTTGGTGATGACGTCCAGTTTCTTCTGTGTTTCACCCTGCACGTTTTCGCTGCCCGCGCTGCCCTGGATGCCGATCAGCGCGCCCTTGTGTACCGCGTTGGAGATGACCTTGCAGGCCGTGACGATGTCATTGAGGAGCGAGCTGAAGTCGCCGCTCGCGCCGATCTGGCGCTGTTCTTCGATGATAAATTGCGTAAGCGTGGTGCCGTTATGCATGACGATGATTACCTTAAATGAGGGCTACGAAATAAATCATCCTCCGCAGCGTCTCGGCTGCGGGGAGTGTTACTCTTAAGTCAATAATTAAGCCTACACTTCCCTCTGTGTCCCCGCCCCCCTATGTAGGGGGCGGGAAAGGGTGGGGGTAGGTAAAACAGTGTATTTACTCAGGAGTCACATCATAAGTAGTGCTCCTTGCTTTGTGACTCCTGAGTGATACTCGGTCCGAATCAATACGGGGATTGCGGGGGCGTAAAAGTTTAATATTTTATCAAGAATTCCATTTATCCGCCATATTTACCTTGCCCGGCAGCCTGTTCTCGTCTATGATTTTTAGTTGCTTGCAATGAGATTGCAGGGAGAGGTGTCCGAGCGGGCGAGCGGTGGGCTTAGGAGCCGCGAGCGCCAAGCCATGGATGGCTTGGCCGGTGTTGCACAGTAGTCTGAAGTTACGCCAGGGACGGCCGCAAATGCGGCGAAAATTAGGAGAGGTGTCCGAGCGGTTGAAGGAGCACGCCTGGAAAGTGTGTATACGGTAACCCCGTATCGCGGGTTCGAATCCCGCCCTCTCCGCCACTTAACAGCCGGAGGACTCCGGCCCCTGCTGGTTTAGATCCCTAGTCCCTGCCTCTAACCCCCAGCCCCTGTTTTATGGTGGCTTGTATCGGTCCCCTCGCAACGAGCGGCTGTGAACCCCGTCAGGCCCGGAAGGGAGCAGCGGCAGCAACCTCACTCGTGTGCCGGGGTGTGGCTGGTACAGGCCGCCGCCTTTGTTATTATAAATCAATAGATTGATTCCAAAAGCTGGCGTTCTTCTAATAATCCGCAAGTTCTACATGTGTGCCTTTAATCATTATCTAGCCGCCTTGGTGAGCCAGGAATATTGGTGAGTCAATATCTATATGCTATCCTTGAATGTGGCTGTTAGTCGTTAAGTTAAAGGAGGACCTAGCGATGAATAATCCTTTAGAAGTAGAACTTGAGACTTACATAAAAGTTCTTCCCCAGTTGCTTCCTAATCAGGGGAAGTATGTTTTAATCGGTGGAGGACAAATTGCCGGTATTTACGACACGTATGATGACGCCATAAGTATTGGGTATGAGAAATTTGGGATCAAACCCTTCCTGGTAAAACAAATCATGGCGTCGGAGCAAGTCCAGTACTTTACCCGCGATGTCCTTTCTGCATGCCCTGCTTAACAGTTCAAATATCTGCAAATGGCGCATTATTAGATTTACTTATAGGTGTCAGTCTTCCTCGTCAACAAGCACTAAAGAAACTATCCGAGCCCGTTCCAGAGGCCGTCACAATACGTGGATTGATTGATACTGGGGCAAGCTGTACGTGCGTAGATCCTCAAATCATTTCTTCATTGAAGCTTACTCCGACAGGTCAAATTCCTATTCATACCCCTTCAACGGGTGAGCTGCCTCATCTGTGTAATCAATACGACGTAAGCGTTACTATCCTGCATCCAGCTTTAACCTATACTTTTCACGCAATGCCCGTCATCGAGCTGATTGGCAGGGATGTCCTGAAAGACTGCCTCTTCCTGTACGATGGCCGGAATCAAACATATACATTGGCCTTTTAGACTACCCGCAAGATAGTATCCCCATGAGCTACCAAGTCCTCGCCCGCAAGTGGCGGCCGCGCAATTTCGACGAGATGGTCGGGCAAGACCATGTGCGGCGTGCACTGGTCAACGCCCTCGATAACGACCGGCTGCACCACGCCTTTCTGTTTACCGGGACTCGGGGCGTGGGAAAAACCACCATCGCGCGCATCTTGGCCAAGTCCCTCAATTGCGAGCAGGGCGTCAGTTCAAAGCCCTGCGGGGTGTGCAGCGCCTGCCGCGAGATAGATGAAGGGCGCTTTGTAGACCTGATCGAGGTGGACGCCGCCTCCCGCACCAAGGTCGAGGACACGCGTGATCTGTTGGAGAACGTGCAGTACGCCCCGACTCGCGGGCGTTATAAAGTCTATCTCATAGACGAGGTGCACATGCTCTCCACCCACAGCTTCAATGCCCTGCTGAAAACCCTGGAAGAGCCGCCGCCGCACGTCAAATTTTTACTCGCCACCACCGACCCGCAAAAACTGCCGGTGACCATCCTCTCGCGCTGCCTGCAATTCAATCTAAAGCGCGTTCCCGTTGATCTGATTAGCAAACAGTTGGAATACATTCTCGTCCAGGAAGGGATTGAGGGCGAGCCAGGGGCGCGTCTCGCCCTGGCCCGTGCCGCCGACGGAAGTTTGCGTGACGCCTTAAGTCTGCTCGACCAGGCCATCGCCTATGGCGGCGGCGTACTCCGCGAGACTGAGGTGCGCGCCATGCTGGGAACTATAGAACAGACCCATATCGTCGCCCTGCTGGACGCCCTGGCCGGTCACGACGCCCCAGCCTTGTTACAGCGAATACAATTGCTGGCCGAACACAGCCCCGATT
Protein-coding regions in this window:
- a CDS encoding class 1 fructose-bisphosphatase, with the translated sequence MHNGTTLTQFIIEEQRQIGASGDFSSLLNDIVTACKVISNAVHKGALIGIQGSAGSENVQGETQKKLDVITNEIFIKSNEWAGHLAAMGSEEMDDIYQIPRQYPKGKYLLVFDPLDGSSNIDVNISVGTIFSILRSPKGMSQEAVTARDFFQSGAKQVCAGYALYGPSTMIVLTSGHGVNGFTLDQNIGEFILTHPGMKIPEDSHEFAINASNERFWEAPVQRYVDECLAGVEGPRKKNFNMRWIASMVAEVHRILIRGGVFMYPKDTKDPAKAGKLRLMYEANPMSFIVEQAGGVSTTGRERITEIQPEDLHQRVPVILGSKNEVNRIISYHLGG
- a CDS encoding NAD(P)-binding domain-containing protein, whose amino-acid sequence is MDIQKIAVIGLGRVGSAFLEQMLALKDKGIQIAYAVERNETPGKLLAKEAGIRLLTLDQLIALGSEVDIVFDLTGNAEARRELREKLAASNNRHTTIAPEAIARMMWTAMGGKALPDVHGSKGY
- the dnaX gene encoding DNA polymerase III subunit gamma/tau; protein product: MSYQVLARKWRPRNFDEMVGQDHVRRALVNALDNDRLHHAFLFTGTRGVGKTTIARILAKSLNCEQGVSSKPCGVCSACREIDEGRFVDLIEVDAASRTKVEDTRDLLENVQYAPTRGRYKVYLIDEVHMLSTHSFNALLKTLEEPPPHVKFLLATTDPQKLPVTILSRCLQFNLKRVPVDLISKQLEYILVQEGIEGEPGARLALARAADGSLRDALSLLDQAIAYGGGVLRETEVRAMLGTIEQTHIVALLDALAGHDAPALLQRIQLLAEHSPDFAGVLADLLSHLHRIALAQIAPEAIDDSLGDRASLLRLAQTLSPEDVQLFYQIGLLGRRDLSLAPDARNGFEMALLRMLTFRPRSAAEPLSVSSATASHASRLTPHLPPLTSPADPAATLKAAPATTTPHPSPLTPHLSAPPSAREPVSDDWDKVLSALNLTGMLKQLAVNCALIGRTGDTLSLLLDSSQANLRTARLEERLQQALQTYYQTPVKLVLTVGEPGGSTPAQARAREQNERQQAAAQVIQSDANVQALIETFNARIHPDSIQPLD
- a CDS encoding ATP-binding cassette domain-containing protein → MPLISLNKASIAFGHHALLDRADLVIEPGERVCLIGRNGAGKSTLMQIIAGAILPDDGIVWRQPGLRIGRLAQDVVLAEDRTVFDTVAEGLGDLAAVLSGYHHTLALLEQDHSEPVLQRLHDLQHQLETRDGWRFHQRIETTLSRLELPADQLLGEISGGWKRRVALAQALVSEPDLLLLDEPTNHLDIAAITWLEELLLNFRGGLLFITHDRSLLQHLATRIVELDRGQLTSWPGDYPHYLQKKQEMLAIEADHAAKFDKKLAQEEVWIRKGIQARRTRNEGRVRGLYALREERAKRRSVPGKAQLALDSGALSGKLVIEAEEVCKSYDGKPVVKNFSTRIMRGDRVGLIGPNGAGKTTLLKLLLGELAPDSGTVRQGTNLQIAYFDQLRAQLDPERSVIDNLALGMDTVTVNGASKHVISYLQDFLFPPARSRSPVKSLSGGERNRLLLAKLFTQPANLLVMDEPTNDLDIETLELLEELLGGYNGTLLLVSHDRAFLDNVVTSVIVFEGEGKIGEYVGGYEDWLRQTARKQLPPKSAPKPAEKAQLKAARKLGYKEQRELETLPVQIDTLEAEQERLHAALAEPDFYQRDKEGFHAAMQRLDEVGQALQAAYARWDELGAPQA
- the mtgA gene encoding monofunctional biosynthetic peptidoglycan transglycosylase, encoding MVKTLRKLVLRGFVLAALLILLYQAWLALHIWYWVEHNPTTTAFMESRLNEMQIQAPQARLSQKWAPYSGISVHLKRALIAAEDAKFLEHEGFDWEGIQVAYEKNLKKGRIVAGGSTISQQLAKNLFLSGSRTPWRKVQEAVITLMLENILSKRRIFEIYLNVIEWGNGVFGVEAAARHYYGVSAATISAPQAAQLAAMVTNPRYYDGHRTARGLQRKSGIILARMPAAQVP